A single Parabacteroides timonensis DNA region contains:
- a CDS encoding DUF3857 domain-containing protein: protein MRYFTLTVLSFLALSSAYGQSGESCRFAPDPTLQKPEVYAGYDCVNLLDSTSVTVQPTGSGSFSVCKTIKIQTPRGAVNNRIIKYDYDPLTAFARFKRATVYRANGDVINLDVTQACDYAAPARAIYWGARQIMLEVGQLTPGDIIEYEIDKKGFTYALLADGGDDESRFIPPMRGQFYDIVPFWVTEPTVRKVYKVSIPMEKEMQFQFYQGDCASSMRYEDGRKAYTFSTNDVMPAKREPNMVDLFDAAPKLMMSSTPKWQDKSLWFNKVNEDYGSFAPLPEAQKKVDELIKGKKTEMEKIAVLTHWVADNIRYSGISMGKGEGYTLHNTKMNYTDRCGVCKDIAGTLISFLRMAGFEAYPAMTMAGSRVESIPADHFNHCVAVVKLSSGTYMPLDPTWVPFCRELWSSAEQQQNYLPGVPEGSDLCLTPVSAPENHYLRIKANNKLDAKGTLTGQFIITAEGQSDSNIRGMFTRGWQSQWKNMLESQLLNVSPKARLISVDYGKDPKDYQAAPIKITFRYEIPEYAIPGKEELVFKPMVMNNLYNQVKSYLRINTDLAERQYGFKDACSRLVELDETIQLPKGYTLLNEAKQDSKQSDAADFEGSLRQDGDKITISQKLALKKRVYEAADWDGFRSAVNAHKGFGDYLIIKK from the coding sequence ATGAGGTATTTTACACTTACCGTATTATCATTTCTAGCCCTCTCGTCCGCCTACGGACAGAGTGGAGAAAGTTGCCGGTTCGCACCGGACCCGACGCTTCAAAAGCCGGAGGTTTATGCCGGATACGATTGCGTAAACCTGCTGGACAGTACTTCTGTAACCGTGCAACCGACCGGTTCCGGTTCATTCTCTGTCTGCAAAACAATCAAGATCCAAACACCCCGGGGAGCTGTCAATAACCGCATCATTAAATATGATTACGATCCGCTGACTGCTTTTGCCCGGTTCAAAAGAGCCACGGTGTATCGTGCCAATGGCGATGTGATCAATCTGGATGTTACCCAGGCCTGCGACTATGCAGCTCCTGCTCGTGCCATCTATTGGGGAGCCCGCCAGATCATGCTGGAAGTGGGCCAACTAACCCCCGGTGATATTATTGAATACGAAATCGATAAGAAAGGTTTTACTTATGCATTGTTGGCAGATGGTGGCGACGACGAATCACGCTTCATCCCTCCTATGCGCGGACAGTTCTACGACATCGTACCTTTCTGGGTAACAGAACCGACTGTTCGTAAAGTATACAAAGTATCTATCCCGATGGAAAAAGAAATGCAGTTCCAGTTCTATCAAGGTGACTGTGCTTCCTCCATGCGCTACGAAGACGGTCGGAAAGCCTACACCTTCTCGACAAACGACGTAATGCCGGCCAAACGTGAACCGAATATGGTCGATCTGTTCGATGCTGCCCCTAAACTAATGATGTCATCCACTCCGAAATGGCAGGATAAGTCATTATGGTTCAACAAAGTTAACGAAGATTACGGAAGCTTTGCTCCACTACCGGAAGCCCAGAAGAAAGTGGACGAACTGATCAAAGGAAAGAAAACAGAAATGGAAAAGATTGCCGTTCTCACCCACTGGGTAGCCGACAATATCCGGTATTCCGGTATCTCTATGGGGAAAGGCGAAGGCTATACCCTTCATAATACAAAAATGAACTATACCGATCGTTGCGGCGTATGTAAAGACATAGCCGGTACACTGATCTCCTTCCTCCGCATGGCAGGCTTCGAAGCCTATCCGGCTATGACAATGGCAGGAAGCCGGGTAGAAAGTATCCCCGCCGACCATTTCAACCATTGTGTAGCTGTCGTTAAACTTTCCAGCGGAACCTATATGCCGCTCGACCCGACCTGGGTACCTTTCTGCCGCGAATTATGGAGCAGTGCCGAGCAACAACAAAACTACCTGCCGGGGGTTCCCGAAGGATCAGACCTTTGCCTGACTCCGGTTTCCGCTCCCGAAAACCATTACTTACGCATCAAAGCAAACAATAAACTGGATGCTAAAGGAACACTGACCGGGCAATTCATAATCACAGCCGAAGGACAATCAGATAGCAATATTCGTGGGATGTTCACCCGTGGCTGGCAGTCACAATGGAAGAACATGCTCGAAAGCCAGTTATTGAATGTATCTCCCAAAGCACGCCTGATCAGTGTCGATTATGGTAAAGACCCGAAAGATTATCAAGCTGCTCCCATCAAGATCACATTCCGTTATGAAATACCGGAATATGCTATACCAGGAAAAGAAGAGTTGGTATTCAAGCCGATGGTTATGAACAATCTCTACAACCAGGTAAAGAGCTACCTCCGTATCAATACCGACCTGGCTGAACGCCAATATGGTTTCAAAGATGCCTGCTCACGCCTGGTAGAACTGGACGAAACCATTCAGCTCCCGAAAGGTTATACCTTGCTGAATGAAGCTAAACAAGACAGCAAACAAAGTGATGCTGCCGATTTCGAAGGTTCATTGCGTCAGGATGGTGATAAGATAACAATCAGTCAGAAACTGGCTCTGAAGAAACGTGTATATGAAGCTGCCGACTGGGATGGTTTCCGTTCAGCAGTCAATGCACATAAAGGTTTCGGTGATTATCTAATTATTAAAAAATAA
- a CDS encoding DUF4934 domain-containing protein, with translation MKLNLIYKAVLLVPAFLLVSCNEKDQKENDVIHLEKAISAPVDVNASDCFSQIRYILLETTDSSLIGKGPYVQIIKDRILVSTNQQQCLMFDKKTGKFIKQVGHIGNDPEGYNSVFCWGDEETGMIYFNGWNKDLVCYDQEGNFRGKIKIPFDVQGVSSSSFSYQNDGIFVLHKSGLFGNGESNLLFFKDNMPIDSCSTTASSGEPFDPSDIASISVFKSETGIEVFGPTAYEGTIVIDYKEPETGSIIITANTSLWSRGKDIYFKEVYNDTIYQVKDRALVPAIVLDLGKYHWSFPERFIKNKDNAILITQILDSEDRMIIRFIRELFHKPTLYNAVVTKSTGEVKVSLYADGLKDNLTNFLPMQPMSVSSVGEYVGLISAGDVVEWFEENEEVKDIPQQVKELKRIGEEDNPIVVIMK, from the coding sequence ATGAAACTGAACCTGATATATAAGGCCGTACTTTTAGTACCGGCCTTTCTCTTAGTATCTTGTAATGAAAAAGATCAGAAGGAAAATGATGTAATCCATTTGGAGAAAGCTATTTCTGCTCCGGTAGATGTCAATGCTTCCGATTGTTTTAGCCAGATACGTTATATTTTACTGGAAACAACTGATAGCAGCCTGATAGGAAAAGGCCCTTATGTCCAGATCATCAAAGACAGAATATTGGTTTCTACCAATCAACAGCAATGTCTGATGTTTGATAAGAAAACCGGTAAATTCATAAAGCAAGTAGGACATATAGGAAACGATCCGGAAGGTTATAATAGCGTTTTTTGCTGGGGGGATGAAGAAACCGGTATGATTTATTTCAATGGCTGGAATAAAGACTTGGTTTGTTATGACCAGGAAGGAAACTTCCGGGGAAAGATTAAGATACCTTTTGATGTACAGGGAGTCTCTTCGTCATCTTTTAGCTACCAGAATGATGGGATATTTGTTTTGCATAAGTCCGGGTTATTCGGGAATGGGGAAAGTAATCTACTTTTTTTTAAGGATAATATGCCGATAGATTCATGCTCTACGACAGCAAGTAGTGGTGAGCCGTTCGATCCTTCTGATATAGCATCGATTTCTGTCTTTAAAAGCGAGACCGGCATCGAAGTTTTTGGCCCGACTGCTTATGAAGGTACGATCGTTATCGATTATAAAGAACCGGAAACCGGTAGTATTATTATTACAGCTAATACCAGTTTGTGGTCTCGGGGCAAGGATATTTATTTCAAGGAAGTGTACAATGATACGATCTATCAGGTAAAAGACAGGGCCTTAGTGCCTGCTATTGTTCTTGACCTGGGTAAATATCACTGGAGTTTTCCGGAACGCTTTATAAAGAATAAAGATAATGCCATCCTGATAACACAGATACTCGATAGTGAGGATCGGATGATCATCCGTTTTATCAGGGAATTATTTCATAAACCGACCCTGTACAATGCTGTGGTTACCAAATCGACCGGTGAGGTTAAAGTCAGTTTGTACGCAGATGGTCTGAAAGATAACTTGACGAATTTCTTGCCTATGCAACCTATGTCGGTATCCTCAGTCGGAGAGTATGTCGGTTTGATTTCTGCAGGTGATGTGGTTGAATGGTTTGAAGAGAATGAAGAGGTTAAGGATATTCCGCAGCAGGTAAAAGAGTTGAAGCGGATAGGGGAAGAAGATAATCCCATAGTTGTAATAATGAAATAA
- a CDS encoding beta-N-acetylglucosaminidase domain-containing protein, which produces MQKLSNLLITLLLCCLPGITYAQSPYPDLYPQPQHIVISNQQHKLVEGYTLQGISNPDADAVKLLKETLPFAGTGKSSPLEIKKLKAKTPEMERSGAYILDISKKKIVIEIVDDRSLFYAAQTLKQLISYNDEGKRMLPLCTITDYPDVLHRGTVEGFYGTPWSHADRISQLHFYGQFKMNTYIYGPKDDPFHSANWREPYPAKEASQIKELTAEAARNKVDFVWAIHPGQDIQWNATDSNNIITKFEQMYDLGVRAFAVFFDDISGEGTNAAKQAGLMNFIQKEFIEKKNDIRPLIMCPTEYNRSWARTDYLDVLGQQLDQAVQVMWTGNRVVDDITLEGLEWVNKRIQRPAYVWWNFPVNDYCRDHLLMGPSYGLDTQASNVMSGFVSNPMEHAEASKVALFGVAMYSWNIHSYDPQFAWEKACEYLMPKAAIAFKTFCENNSDPGPNGHLYRRKESERYEKQADRFLSGYRKGAFGERDANQLGALFAQIQAAPELIYNQGDNKPMIEEINPWLMQFELLGRCGTNALQMAHSWYEKDRQNTWQRFLEVSAVMDSMKLINRSFNQNPYQKGIKVGTRVLMPLIEGLYRQTSRNLLSTADTPSNEIRVSTASTITNVGQLKNQPWSEDENLIAYVPMLEVVKVEPNEYIGLGWEIQREGDSFTFNMPQSNVDGRIFEWSADGKTWTPLSDIPADQTKAVVKTIDPKARFIRMRNNSGKQMELKVASFSVKTKDAPEINEALMMYDLNLSTYKTLNPGEKVDVKCDGVDKYIEFFLSGDNESMVSITGVNNDGETNMLYCGYVGYVKLNKISFDDIHTLTITPAGKTPVLIHQIVRE; this is translated from the coding sequence ATGCAAAAACTATCTAATCTACTCATTACCCTGTTACTATGTTGTCTGCCGGGGATTACTTACGCCCAGAGCCCATACCCGGACTTGTATCCGCAGCCGCAGCATATTGTAATATCCAACCAGCAACACAAACTTGTGGAAGGATATACATTGCAGGGGATCAGCAATCCGGATGCAGATGCCGTCAAGTTGCTGAAAGAAACACTTCCTTTTGCCGGCACCGGCAAATCATCACCGTTGGAAATAAAGAAACTAAAAGCAAAAACACCAGAAATGGAACGTTCAGGTGCTTACATTCTGGACATTTCCAAAAAGAAGATCGTTATTGAGATCGTAGACGACCGTTCATTGTTTTATGCAGCTCAGACACTGAAACAATTGATCAGCTATAACGACGAAGGCAAACGGATGCTTCCCCTCTGTACCATTACCGACTATCCCGATGTTCTTCATCGTGGAACCGTAGAAGGATTCTATGGTACTCCCTGGAGCCATGCAGACCGTATCAGCCAGTTGCATTTTTATGGACAGTTCAAGATGAATACATACATCTATGGTCCTAAAGACGATCCATTCCACAGTGCGAACTGGCGTGAGCCTTATCCTGCTAAGGAAGCCAGCCAAATCAAAGAGCTGACAGCCGAAGCTGCCCGTAACAAAGTAGACTTCGTTTGGGCTATCCATCCGGGACAGGATATCCAATGGAATGCAACCGACAGCAACAATATCATTACCAAATTCGAACAAATGTACGATTTGGGAGTACGTGCATTCGCCGTATTCTTCGATGATATCTCCGGTGAAGGAACCAATGCCGCCAAGCAAGCCGGCCTGATGAATTTTATTCAAAAGGAATTCATCGAAAAGAAAAACGACATCCGTCCTCTGATCATGTGTCCGACAGAATACAACCGTTCATGGGCAAGAACAGACTACCTGGATGTTCTGGGCCAACAACTGGACCAGGCGGTACAAGTTATGTGGACAGGAAACCGTGTTGTTGACGACATCACGCTTGAAGGCCTCGAATGGGTAAACAAACGTATCCAACGCCCGGCTTACGTATGGTGGAACTTTCCGGTAAACGACTATTGCCGCGATCATCTGTTGATGGGTCCGTCTTATGGCCTCGACACGCAAGCCTCTAATGTTATGTCAGGTTTTGTTTCTAATCCGATGGAACATGCCGAGGCATCCAAAGTAGCCCTGTTTGGAGTGGCTATGTATAGCTGGAACATCCATAGCTACGATCCGCAGTTTGCCTGGGAGAAAGCATGCGAGTACCTGATGCCCAAAGCTGCTATCGCCTTTAAAACATTCTGTGAAAACAATAGCGATCCGGGACCTAACGGCCATCTTTATCGTCGGAAAGAATCGGAGCGTTATGAAAAACAGGCCGACCGTTTTCTTTCCGGTTACCGCAAAGGTGCTTTCGGAGAAAGAGATGCCAACCAGTTGGGTGCCCTGTTTGCACAGATACAGGCTGCTCCGGAACTTATCTATAACCAGGGAGATAACAAGCCTATGATCGAAGAGATCAATCCCTGGCTCATGCAATTCGAATTACTCGGTAGATGCGGCACTAATGCCCTGCAGATGGCTCATTCCTGGTACGAAAAAGATCGTCAGAATACCTGGCAACGATTCCTGGAAGTTTCTGCCGTAATGGACAGTATGAAACTGATCAACCGCTCTTTCAATCAGAACCCGTATCAGAAAGGTATCAAAGTCGGAACAAGAGTTCTTATGCCGCTCATTGAAGGGTTATACAGGCAGACAAGTCGTAACTTACTCTCTACGGCCGATACTCCATCCAACGAGATCAGGGTAAGTACCGCTTCTACGATCACCAATGTCGGGCAACTTAAGAACCAACCCTGGTCAGAAGATGAAAACCTGATCGCTTATGTACCGATGCTGGAAGTGGTAAAGGTGGAACCGAACGAATACATCGGTTTGGGATGGGAAATCCAACGGGAAGGTGATTCTTTTACGTTCAACATGCCGCAAAGTAACGTGGATGGACGTATTTTCGAATGGTCGGCTGACGGTAAAACATGGACACCCCTTTCCGATATTCCTGCCGACCAGACAAAAGCCGTTGTTAAAACGATCGATCCGAAAGCCCGTTTTATCCGGATGCGTAATAACTCCGGCAAACAAATGGAACTAAAAGTCGCTTCTTTCTCTGTTAAAACGAAAGATGCACCTGAAATAAATGAAGCCCTGATGATGTACGACCTGAACCTAAGTACATATAAAACCCTGAATCCGGGTGAAAAGGTAGATGTAAAATGCGATGGCGTGGATAAATATATAGAATTCTTCCTGTCAGGCGATAACGAAAGCATGGTATCTATCACAGGAGTCAACAATGATGGTGAAACCAATATGTTGTATTGCGGATATGTTGGTTATGTGAAACTAAACAAAATCTCGTTTGACGATATACACACATTGACTATTACTCCGGCAGGTAAAACACCTGTTCTGATCCATCAGATCGTAAGGGAATAA
- a CDS encoding DUF3857 domain-containing protein: protein MTNIINKFTLLLCLLALTASVFAASEAEYKKLSKAYTLNADGSQEFRYNMELTLFTHTAMNGTYGESFIVYNPDYQVLKINSSYTKQKDGNIVKTPDNAFVEVLPRTAADAPAYNNLKEMVVVHTGLELGATIYLDYTLTSKPGYLPELDIYDELLQTSPVKEYTISLSVPESKPLFYTLQNSNTKPAVSTVNGMKTVTWKLTDLPASSRDPFVSTANGDVPFLTASSYASNGDALKALYTQFTPANDVQLTAIAENITEGKKNDTEKLQAILKHVNENLGYSRLSLQDAGYKIRSSNDVIYSAYGTEAEKANLLNGLLNATGIKAEAAAAYRVKADPASCGLSAISGLLVVAYVDGKQYIMSPISNKMAAIGWNDATPVISLTNAGTPVAVNSPATDINYKVNLAVSPEKADAQVNATIGNAYLPYYGSYLSTFAGGDKEATESKAQNNTTISYKTSQSLKANNGYVMVSLPDAPVGMAHSYYCNMNSTRKENLMMPCKVNEQYTYTIQLPAEMKLSTPETVKTIENAAGKVVISVKQNGNTAEVERSLQLNKQLYTPAEFNNLRNLLTEWGNPSSQTLLLSIN from the coding sequence ATGACTAATATAATAAATAAATTTACACTGCTTCTTTGTCTATTGGCTCTTACGGCATCTGTATTCGCCGCATCGGAAGCCGAATACAAGAAGTTGTCGAAAGCATATACACTGAATGCAGACGGAAGCCAGGAGTTCCGTTACAATATGGAACTTACACTCTTCACCCATACTGCCATGAATGGTACTTACGGGGAAAGTTTTATCGTTTACAACCCAGACTATCAGGTATTGAAGATCAATTCTTCTTATACAAAACAGAAAGACGGGAATATCGTAAAAACTCCCGATAATGCCTTTGTAGAGGTTCTTCCTCGTACTGCAGCCGATGCACCGGCCTACAATAATCTGAAAGAAATGGTCGTTGTCCATACCGGTCTGGAACTGGGCGCCACCATTTATCTGGATTATACATTAACTTCCAAACCGGGTTATCTGCCGGAATTGGATATCTACGACGAGTTGTTGCAGACTTCTCCCGTAAAAGAATATACGATCAGCCTGTCGGTTCCCGAAAGCAAGCCGTTATTCTACACTTTGCAGAATAGCAATACAAAGCCTGCTGTTTCTACTGTTAACGGCATGAAAACTGTTACCTGGAAACTTACTGATCTTCCGGCATCTTCCCGTGACCCGTTCGTATCAACAGCAAATGGCGATGTTCCTTTCCTCACAGCTTCTTCCTATGCATCCAACGGGGATGCTTTGAAAGCCCTGTACACACAATTTACTCCGGCAAACGATGTTCAACTAACAGCCATCGCCGAAAATATTACAGAAGGGAAGAAAAATGATACGGAAAAGTTGCAAGCGATACTGAAACATGTAAACGAGAACCTGGGGTATAGTAGACTTTCATTGCAAGATGCCGGATACAAAATCCGTTCATCCAACGATGTGATCTATTCCGCTTATGGAACGGAAGCTGAAAAGGCAAACTTACTGAATGGTCTGTTGAATGCTACCGGCATCAAAGCCGAAGCTGCTGCAGCTTATCGCGTAAAAGCCGATCCGGCCAGTTGTGGATTGAGCGCAATAAGCGGATTGTTGGTTGTAGCCTATGTAGACGGTAAACAATATATCATGTCGCCTATATCCAATAAAATGGCGGCAATAGGTTGGAACGATGCAACTCCGGTTATAAGCCTGACAAACGCAGGAACACCTGTAGCGGTCAACAGCCCGGCAACAGATATCAATTATAAGGTTAACCTTGCCGTCTCTCCGGAAAAAGCAGATGCACAAGTCAATGCTACGATCGGCAATGCTTATTTGCCTTATTATGGTTCTTATCTCTCTACTTTTGCCGGAGGAGACAAAGAGGCCACCGAGTCTAAAGCCCAAAACAATACGACAATATCTTATAAGACATCTCAGAGTCTGAAAGCGAACAATGGTTATGTGATGGTTTCGCTGCCCGATGCACCTGTCGGGATGGCTCATAGCTACTATTGCAATATGAACAGTACCCGTAAGGAAAACCTGATGATGCCTTGTAAAGTGAACGAACAGTATACCTATACAATCCAACTGCCGGCAGAAATGAAGCTATCTACTCCTGAAACAGTTAAGACTATCGAGAACGCTGCCGGCAAAGTCGTTATTTCCGTTAAACAAAATGGTAATACAGCCGAAGTAGAACGCAGTCTGCAACTGAATAAGCAGTTATATACACCTGCTGAATTCAACAACCTGCGTAATTTACTTACTGAATGGGGTAACCCATCCAGCCAGACTCTGTTATTGTCTATTAACTAA
- a CDS encoding AMP-binding protein: MICNADNIQQLISEVSDNTPQIQRDLYNFLADWFNESPYITVYTSGSTGTPKEFTVRKEQMMQSAILTCSFLHLYKGDNVLLCMPLQYIAGKMVVVRALVAGLTLILRTPSGHPLADVDIPLRFAAMIPLQVYNTLQVKEEKKRLCQTEILIIGGGAINKELEEEIQQLPNIVYSTYGMTETLSHIALRRLNGAEASQVYTPFSSVKLSLSPEGTLIINAPLVCDETLVTNDIAQIHPDGTFTILGRKDNIVNTGGIKVQIECVEETLRSIISTTFAITAIPHPGLGEAIVLLVEKTTDTERLPDLIASLLPKYQQPKYIRKVDAIPLTGSGKTDRKACRQLAANLI, from the coding sequence ATGATCTGTAATGCCGATAATATACAACAACTAATTAGTGAGGTATCTGACAACACGCCCCAAATACAACGGGACCTTTATAACTTCCTGGCCGATTGGTTTAACGAATCCCCTTACATAACAGTATACACATCCGGTTCGACCGGAACGCCGAAAGAGTTCACTGTCCGTAAAGAACAAATGATGCAAAGTGCCATACTGACCTGCTCTTTCCTCCATCTATACAAGGGAGATAATGTACTGCTTTGTATGCCTTTGCAATATATTGCCGGAAAGATGGTAGTTGTTCGGGCACTTGTAGCCGGGTTAACTCTTATTTTGCGGACACCATCCGGACATCCGTTGGCAGATGTCGATATTCCGCTCCGCTTCGCTGCAATGATCCCTTTACAAGTATACAATACCCTCCAGGTAAAAGAAGAGAAAAAACGTCTTTGTCAAACAGAAATACTGATCATTGGCGGCGGAGCTATTAATAAAGAACTGGAGGAGGAGATACAACAACTGCCTAATATAGTCTACTCGACTTATGGCATGACAGAAACACTTTCACACATTGCCTTACGAAGATTGAACGGAGCAGAAGCCTCACAGGTTTACACACCGTTTTCGTCTGTGAAACTCTCTTTATCACCGGAAGGAACCCTTATCATAAATGCCCCTTTAGTCTGCGATGAAACATTGGTAACCAATGACATAGCCCAAATACATCCGGACGGGACATTCACCATTCTGGGAAGAAAAGACAATATCGTCAATACCGGAGGAATAAAAGTTCAAATTGAATGTGTAGAAGAGACACTACGTTCAATTATTTCTACTACCTTTGCGATAACGGCCATTCCACATCCCGGATTAGGAGAAGCCATCGTATTATTGGTGGAAAAAACGACAGATACAGAAAGGCTACCGGATCTGATAGCCTCTCTCCTGCCGAAATACCAACAGCCTAAATACATTCGGAAGGTAGACGCCATCCCACTTACCGGCAGTGGAAAAACAGACCGGAAGGCCTGTCGCCAGTTAGCGGCAAATCTGATCTGA
- the menB gene encoding 1,4-dihydroxy-2-naphthoyl-CoA synthase yields MSTTREWTTIKEYEDILFDFYKGIARITINRERYRNAFTPTTTTEMSDALYICRERPDICVIVLTGAGDTAFCAGGDMNVKGHGGYIGKDGVARLNVLDVQKQIRSMPKPVIAAVNGFAIGGGHVLHVVCDLTIASENAIFGQTGPRVGSFDAGFGSSYLARIVGQKKAREIWFLCRKYNAQEALDMGLVNKVVPLDKLEDEYVEWSETMMMHSPLALRMIKAGLNAELDGQAGIQELAGDATMLYYMTDEAQEGGKAFLEKRRPRFEDYPKFP; encoded by the coding sequence ATGTCAACTACAAGAGAATGGACTACAATAAAGGAATACGAAGATATTCTGTTTGATTTCTATAAAGGAATTGCCCGCATCACGATTAATCGCGAACGTTATCGCAACGCCTTCACTCCTACTACGACAACCGAAATGAGCGATGCTCTCTATATTTGTCGTGAACGTCCGGATATTTGTGTAATCGTACTGACTGGTGCAGGCGACACAGCTTTCTGTGCCGGAGGCGATATGAATGTAAAAGGTCATGGCGGTTATATCGGTAAAGACGGGGTTGCCCGGCTGAATGTACTCGATGTACAAAAACAGATCCGTTCGATGCCTAAACCGGTTATCGCGGCAGTCAATGGTTTTGCCATCGGTGGAGGCCATGTGTTGCATGTTGTTTGCGACTTGACGATTGCTTCCGAGAATGCGATCTTCGGACAGACAGGTCCTCGCGTAGGTAGTTTTGATGCAGGTTTCGGTTCCTCTTACCTGGCCCGTATCGTGGGACAGAAGAAAGCACGCGAAATCTGGTTCCTCTGTCGTAAGTATAACGCTCAGGAAGCACTTGATATGGGATTGGTGAATAAAGTTGTCCCCTTGGATAAACTGGAAGACGAATACGTTGAATGGTCTGAAACCATGATGATGCATAGCCCGCTCGCCCTCCGTATGATCAAAGCAGGCCTGAACGCCGAACTGGACGGACAAGCCGGTATACAGGAATTGGCCGGTGATGCGACCATGCTTTATTACATGACAGACGAAGCTCAGGAAGGTGGCAAAGCATTCCTTGAAAAGCGCCGCCCACGGTTTGAAGATTATCCTAAATTTCCGTAA